The following is a genomic window from Sporosarcina jeotgali.
ACTTCATCTTCCTCCTCGACTTCATAGAATTCCGTGTATTCATCATCGTAAGCGATGTCACTATCATAGTCGTGACTAGCTGTATAAGTATCATACACACCAAACAATGAGGCTATGGCAATTTCACTCATTGGAGAAGATGCCCAACGGTCTACGAGACTTATCACGCTATGCATCGGGATGGAGAAGCCGAACAAGTTATTTTCTTTGTACAGCAACGAATTGATGCCAATAACTTTGCCTGTCTTCGCATCAAGTAATGGGCCGCCGCTGCTCCCTTTATCAATCTGTGCATCGATTTGATAAATCTTTTCATAGACGAATCCCAGTTCCATATCCCTGTTCAAACCAGTCAAATAACCGACTGAAGCAGAGTTTTCAAATCCTTGCGGGCTCCCAAGGGCAATCACTTCAGTACCAATTGGTGTTTCTTTGCTTTCCATACCAAGTGGAGGCAAGTTGCTGAATGCATCCGCACGTATTAACGCGACATCATATCGATCCGAAATGCCAATGACTTTTCCAGCTGCATCTTTCCCATCGGAGTTCCGGACGACGACATCGGTGAATCCCGCTACGACGTGAGCGTTCGTTACAATAAGTCCGCCTTTCTTGTATAGGAAGCCCGAGCCGAGCCCGTCGCGTGTGAATATCGTAAATACACGCGGCAGAGATTCTTTGATGACCTCTGTCTTTTCTTTATCAGGTTTTACAGTCTTTGTCTTAATTTGTTGCGAAGAGATTGGCTTCAATGGTTTCTCTTTTTCGACAATTACTTCTTTAATAGGTGCAGGTGAGGCATCATCTGACAGATGCAGCAGCTTTCCATAATTCCAATCTGCAACATAACCAATCCCTGCGATTGAGCCGAGCAAGACAATCATGGAACTAAGAGCAACGGGTAACATCCAACTGTTTTGTTTCTTTGTTTTAAGTGGCTTCCCGCAATTCGAACAGAACTTCGAACCTTCATCATTTTGCGTTCCGCAATGTGGACAAAACATAAATCATTCCTCCTGTCATATGAAATAATTGTTAATTATATAGTATCATAGGTTTAGTTTGAATGAACTATATAGTTTGAGTATCTGCTTAATTTTTTTATGCTTAAATTGGGAGATAAAAAAATGTATGAAGAAAAATCTGACTAGCACAAAATTATTTTAATTGTGTGTAACAGTATAGGGACATGTATTCATGGAAATGTAATGGAAATGATAGGTTTAACAGATATACAGCTGGGTATGAGCGAGAGTAACGGGATTCTAACTATTTAAAATCCTTTACGCTGAAGACGAGGGAGGTGAATACGTGCGCAACTTCATAGTAGTCTTATGTACTAGTCTTTTTCTGATGGTAATGCCAAGTGTTGGCTATGCAAATGAAACGCCGCAGGATCAGCCTGAGGACAAACCAAAGAGGGGTCTTGTTGGAGGGTTATTAAATCAAGTGAAAAACACTGTGGATAAAACAGTGAAATCTACAGGGGAGCTTGTAGATGAAACGGTTAAATTCACAGGCGATACTGTCGAACGTACAGTGGAGTTAACGACTGGGACCGTCAACACAGTTGTGGATCCAAAGCAGAAACCGGTGAAAACGATCGTTGAAAATACGACGAATTTTGTCGGGGAAACTGTTGAAAAGACAGTTCCGGTTGTGGAGCAGACGACCAAAACCGTGCAAACTGTTACTAACGAAACTGTAAAAGTGACGAAACCGCTTCCGAAAGTGCCTGTCGTGACACCTGTTGTTGATAAAACAGCAGAAACTGTCGATAAAGCAACGGCGCAAGTGAAGAAAACGGTCGATGAAACGGCAGGAACTGTGGCAGAAACAGTTTCGAAGCCTCTTCAAAAGCAACCGGCGACAAATACACTACCTGCAGTCGGTGAAAAGCCTAATCAGGATTTATCCAGTGACTCTTCAGGAGGACAAATGGAACAGCCGAGTCGCCCGATCGTGACTGAAAAGCCGCGTCAGGAACAATTTCCTGCAGCAGAGGAAAACCAATCTGAAATACCAGGTGGGACCCGGCCGTCACAAGAAAAACTGCCAGAGCAGAAGCCAGAAGCGGATAACGAGACCAAATCTCCCGCTAAAAACAATGTCAAAAGCGATTCTGCTATCTCGAAAGACCC
Proteins encoded in this region:
- a CDS encoding trypsin-like peptidase domain-containing protein, which encodes MFCPHCGTQNDEGSKFCSNCGKPLKTKKQNSWMLPVALSSMIVLLGSIAGIGYVADWNYGKLLHLSDDASPAPIKEVIVEKEKPLKPISSQQIKTKTVKPDKEKTEVIKESLPRVFTIFTRDGLGSGFLYKKGGLIVTNAHVVAGFTDVVVRNSDGKDAAGKVIGISDRYDVALIRADAFSNLPPLGMESKETPIGTEVIALGSPQGFENSASVGYLTGLNRDMELGFVYEKIYQIDAQIDKGSSGGPLLDAKTGKVIGINSLLYKENNLFGFSIPMHSVISLVDRWASSPMSEIAIASLFGVYDTYTASHDYDSDIAYDDEYTEFYEVEEEDEVVPDDLYDEDSSYEGGFYEENLRDFMTSFREEYEMSIQAGDSTFLMSYLLPGAPTTREFQTFIQEVASDGRIYQFFSTDITDITIQANQALVTLDLSYSVSDSAGEENYIEKSKTYTIVMDAEGYYQISNVIDN